CCGCGGCCGTCCGCCGGCTGGGCCGCCGCCGGTGGACGACGGGGCTGCTGGCCGGGGGCGGCGCGCTGCAGCTCGCGCTGGGCCTGCCGTTCACGCCGGCGTCGACGGTGGCCGCGGGCCTCGTGCTCGGGTTCGTGGCGCAGGGCGTGAAGATCTGCGTCGACACCACGCTGCAGGAGTCGGTCGACGACGACCTCCGGGGTCGGCTGTTCTCCGTCTACGACACCCTGGTCAACGTCGCCTACGTGACGGCGCTGCTCGTCGCCGCGCTGCTCCTCCCGCGCGACGGGGCGTCGGTGCCCGCGCTGCTCGCCGTCGCGGCCGGGTACGCCCTCGCCGCCGCCGGGTACGCCCGCGCGACCCGGGCGCACCGGACCTAGAGCGCCGGCTCGCAGGCGCCCCGGCCCAGCCGGGCCAACCCGGCCCGGTCCCCGCCGCCGAGCTCGCGCTGGCCGTCGTTCTCCGGGTGCATGAGCTCGGCGGGGTCGTCGACGTGGGCCAGGCCGACGACGTGGGCGAGCTCGTGCACGAGCACCGCCCGGACGTCGGCCCGGCCGTCGGGCGAGCGGGCGGCGGTCGCGGCCCACGCGGCGTCGACGGTGAGCGCCCCGGTGACGTAGACCCACGGCCCGCCGGCCGTGACGGGGTGGCTGCCGCCGAGCCCGGCGACCGGCCCGGCCAGCCCGGGCGCCTCGGCCGGCGTCGCCCAGGTGAGCAGGACCGGCGCCCACCGGTCGCCGTACCGGCCGGGCTGGTGCGGCGGGCGGCTCTCGGAGTACGCCTCGTCGGTCGCGCCGTCGTGGACGAACCGCAGGCCTGTGGCGGCGGCGACCTCGGCCACGGCCTCGGCGACCAGGCGGTCGGCGCCCGGTGGCGCGCCGTCGGGCCGCACCACGTAGCGCACCGGCCGGCACGGGTCGTAGGCGACGGGGGTGACGCCGTCGTCCTGGTACCGGAGGAAGTCCCACGTCCCGGTGGCGGGCGCGTCCACCGGCTGCCCGAGCGGGGCGTCCGCGGCCCCGGAGCCGGGCGTCGGGCGGCCCGTCGCCGGGCCGGAGACGCCGGGCCAGGCACCGGGGCCCGCCGTCCCGGGCCACGGGAGCCCACCGGCGAGGACGGCGGCGCCGAGGCTCAGGACGAGGACGAGCGCGACGGCCAGCACGCCCCGGGCCGCGGAGGGCGCGCGGTGCCGGGAGCCGGGCCACCCGGCCGGCCGCGTGAGCGGCCCGCCGTGCCACTCCTGGACTCGCCCGTCCATCCCCGTCCCCCGCCGTCGGTCCGGCCGTCCGTCCTACCGGCGGGCCGGCCGGCGGGGGAGGGTCCGGGCGGCTGCTGCCACCCGTGCGGGGGAGGACGGCGCGGGGTGCGTCAGGAGCGGGCGGCCCACCAGGCGCGCAGCTCGGCCTCGGCCTCGTCGCGCCCGAGCGGGCCGCGCTCGAGGCGGAGGTCCTTGAGGTGGGCCCAGGCCTCGCCGACCTCGCGGCCCGGCGGGATGCCGAGGATCTCCATGATCGCGTTGCCGTCGAGGTCGGGGCGCACCCGGGCGAGGTCCTCGGCCGCCGACAGCTCGGCGATCCGGCGCTCCAGCGAGTCGTAGGTGGCCGACAGCGCCGCGGCCCGCCGCCGGTTGCGGGTCGTGCAGTCCGAGCGCACCAGCTTGTGCAGGCGGGGCAGCAGGTGGCCGGCGTCGGTGACGTAGCGGCGCACGGCGGAGTCGGTCCACTCGCCGGTCCCGTAGCCGTGGAAGCGCAGGTGCAGGAAGGTCAGCCGGGCGACGTCCTCGGTGATCTCCTTGCTGTACCGCAGCGCCTGCAGCCGCTTGCGCACCAGCTTGGCGCCGACCACCTCGTGGTGGTGGAAGGAGACCCGGCCGCGCGGCTCGTGGCGGCGGGTGGCCGGCTTGCCGACGTCGTGCAGCAGGGCGGCCAGCCGCAGCACCAGGTCCGGCGACTCCGCGTCCGGATCGGCCTCCTCCAGCGCGATGGCCCGGTCCAGCACGGTCAGCGAGTGGCTGTAGACGTCCTTGTGCTGGTGGTGCTCGTCGATCTCCATGCGCAGCGCGGGCAGCTCCGGCAGGACGACGTCGGCCAGGCCGGTGTCGACGAACGACTCCAGGGCCGCCCGCGGCGCGTCCTGCAGCAGCGTCTTCGACAGCTCCACCTGCACCCGCTCGGGCGTGATCCGCGCCAGCTCGCCGGACATGGCGGTCATCGCCTCGACCACCTCCTCGACGGGGGTGAGGCCGAGCTGGGCGACGAAGCGGACGGCGCGCAGCATCCGCAGCGGGTCGTCGGCGAAGGAGTCCGCCGCCGCGCCCGGGGTGCGCAGCCGGCGGGCCAGCAGGTCGCCCAGGCCGCCGAAGGGGTCGGTCACCGTGCGGTCGGGACCCAGGGACACGGCCATGGCGTTGACCGTGAAGTCGCGGCGGGCGAGGTCCTCGGTCAGCGACGTCCCCCAGGCCACCTCCGGGTTGCGTGACTCGCGGTCGTAGCGGTCGGCGCGGAAGGTGGTGATCTCCAGCCGGGTGCCGCGGACCTCGGCGCCGACGGTGCCGAAGGCGATGCCGGTGTTCCACGTGGAACTGGCCCAGCCGCGCAGCAGGTCCAGCACCTGCTCGGGGCGGGCGTCGGTGGTGACGTCGAGGTCGCCGGGCGGCCGCGGTGCGTCGCTGCCCGCGGCGAGCAGCGCGTCGCGCACCGAGCCGCCGACCAGGTGCGCCTCGAAGCCCGCCGCGGCGAACCGCGCGCCCAGCTCGACGAGCACGGGGGACACGTCGACCAGCTCGCGCACGGTCGCCTGGACCGCCGCCGGGACGGGCGCAGCGGCGGGGCGACGCGGAGGGACGGCGGACACGACGCGCCAGGGTAGTGCGACGGCGCGCGCTACCCTCCTGGCATGGCTGGGACGGGCGGACGAGCGCGCCCCGGGCGCCGCCTGCGCCGCGTCGACGAGACCTCCGCCGGCGGCCTGGTGGTCGCCGACGACGGCGTCACCGGCCCCCGTGCCGCGCTGATCGGCCGCACCGACCGGCGTGGGCGGCTGCTGTGGTCGCTGCCCAAGGGCCACATCGAGGAGGGCGAGACCCCCGAGGACACCGCCGTCCGGGAGGTCGCCGAGGAGACCGGGATCATCGGCGAGGTGCTCGCCCCGCTCGGGATCATCGACTTCTGGTTCGTCGCCGAGGGCCGCCGCGTGCACAAGACGGTGCACCACTTCCTGCTGCGCGCCGTCGGCGGCGCGCTGTCCGACGCCGACGTCGAGGTCACCGAGGTGGCCTGGGTGCCCCTCGACGAGCTGAGCGGCCGCCTGGCCTACGCCGACGAGCGGGCGCTGGTCGAGCGCGCGCCCGCGCTGCTCGCCGACAGTGCGTGACCCGGCGCGCGAGGTCCCTCCCAGGCATCCCACCCCCCGGTCCGGGGCCGGCCGGCGTGGGGGAGCCGTGACGCTCCCCGTCCGGCCGTCCCGCACCCGGTGGCCGCGGGTCCTGACGACGGCGCTGCTGGCCCTCCCGCT
This region of Geodermatophilus bullaregiensis genomic DNA includes:
- a CDS encoding CCA tRNA nucleotidyltransferase, yielding MSAVPPRRPAAAPVPAAVQATVRELVDVSPVLVELGARFAAAGFEAHLVGGSVRDALLAAGSDAPRPPGDLDVTTDARPEQVLDLLRGWASSTWNTGIAFGTVGAEVRGTRLEITTFRADRYDRESRNPEVAWGTSLTEDLARRDFTVNAMAVSLGPDRTVTDPFGGLGDLLARRLRTPGAAADSFADDPLRMLRAVRFVAQLGLTPVEEVVEAMTAMSGELARITPERVQVELSKTLLQDAPRAALESFVDTGLADVVLPELPALRMEIDEHHQHKDVYSHSLTVLDRAIALEEADPDAESPDLVLRLAALLHDVGKPATRRHEPRGRVSFHHHEVVGAKLVRKRLQALRYSKEITEDVARLTFLHLRFHGYGTGEWTDSAVRRYVTDAGHLLPRLHKLVRSDCTTRNRRRAAALSATYDSLERRIAELSAAEDLARVRPDLDGNAIMEILGIPPGREVGEAWAHLKDLRLERGPLGRDEAEAELRAWWAARS
- a CDS encoding matrixin family metalloprotease, giving the protein MDGRVQEWHGGPLTRPAGWPGSRHRAPSAARGVLAVALVLVLSLGAAVLAGGLPWPGTAGPGAWPGVSGPATGRPTPGSGAADAPLGQPVDAPATGTWDFLRYQDDGVTPVAYDPCRPVRYVVRPDGAPPGADRLVAEAVAEVAAATGLRFVHDGATDEAYSESRPPHQPGRYGDRWAPVLLTWATPAEAPGLAGPVAGLGGSHPVTAGGPWVYVTGALTVDAAWAATAARSPDGRADVRAVLVHELAHVVGLAHVDDPAELMHPENDGQRELGGGDRAGLARLGRGACEPAL
- a CDS encoding NUDIX hydrolase, which gives rise to MAGTGGRARPGRRLRRVDETSAGGLVVADDGVTGPRAALIGRTDRRGRLLWSLPKGHIEEGETPEDTAVREVAEETGIIGEVLAPLGIIDFWFVAEGRRVHKTVHHFLLRAVGGALSDADVEVTEVAWVPLDELSGRLAYADERALVERAPALLADSA